GCCAACTGACCTATACTGAGCAAATTACTCTTCATGCCTGGCACATAGAAGACACTAGAAATATACTTATGATCTCCATTCTTCAAGTTGATAAGAATCCATCTTTTTCCAGTCACTGGATTGGTACTGTCATCGGCAAATTTAATTTTGGTGCGAAATAACTCATCAAGATCAGCAAATAGCTCCTTTTTGCTACACATATGATTGGTACACCTAGTGTCAAAGAACCATATATGGTAGTTTGGTGCTTCACCAGTTGCAGTGACCATCAAGAGAGCATGGTTGCCACCataatcatcatcatcttcttgtACACAATGAGCCCTCTGAGTGTTATCCTTATATTTGCACTCATTTGAATAATGGGCATATTTGTCACAAGAATAACACTCAACATTGGATTTGTCATACATTCCTCTACCGCGTCCACGGCTATGACCTCTTGAGTTTTGTTGATGGCTAGTACttgatttttcttgattattGCCTCCAACTCCATGATTGTTATTATGACCACCACGACCTCTTTTGTAGTAATAGCCACCATGTCCTCGTCCTCTGCCATGAGAACCACTGGGCTTTTGGCTTGTTTTACCACCTTGATCACCTTTGATGGGGACTTAACTTTGAAGAGCTTGCTCAATAAGGTTCTtaactttcttctcattcatgcgTTGTTCATGGGCTTGCAAAGTGCTGGATAATTCCTCAATAGTCATTGAAGAAAGATCATGTACTTCTTCTATCACCACCATGATATGCTCAAATCTGGAAGTGAGTGACTGTAAAATCTTCTCCACTTTGGGTTGCTCCTTGTACTCCTCtccatatatttttatttgatttgtcaAAGTAAGAACTCGACTAATATAAGTAGTAGTAGTTTCTAAAGACTCATATTGACGTCTCAGAGTTTGGAGTCTCACCTTCTTAACTCTGTCCACACCTTTGTATGACATCATCAAGGTATCCTAAGCTTGCTTTGATGTGATTGCTCTCACAATCTTCTCAAAAACTTCATCATTCACCTCTTGATGAATGAAATGTAatgccttcttattctttttcttgctCTCGTGGTGGGTGTTCTTCTGTGCATCGGTTGTATTTTCTGCAAGATCAGCAACACCATTTTCCACGATATCTAGCAACTCGTGGTAATGAAAAAGCACCATCATTTGAACACTCCATCGATTATAATTTTTTCCATCCAAGACAGGAATTGAGAATTGAGTCGAGCTATTCATTGTacaagctctgatatcactgatgTAGTATTACTTACACAAACAAAATTATAGGAGCAAGATGAGTAAAGATCGAAGAAATAAAATTGAGAGGaggaatcattttttttttttgctttgctttCCTGATTTTATGCTACCACTAACTACAAGATAAAGATTAAGCATACATAGCTAACATTCCATAGTAATAGGAGAtatagactcaacaaactaacCTAGACTAACAAACTCACCAAGacttattcaaataaaaaacaataAAGCAAAAGAATCGGGATTAACAGCTAACACCTACAATGGGGTTTGGACTTTGAGTTTGAACAACTAGGCAAATAGATTGTTGATACTAATTATAATTTTGGTGCATCTGTCACTAACTTTGAAACTTTTTATTACCCTCCATTTAAGCTTTTCTATTAGCTTCTATTCATCTTGAAGGACAATGAATCCTTTCATTGAATTATTTCTAGGTATTATTTACAAAAATCACTTAGAGGAAGTCATGATAGCTGAGTAGAAGATTGATGAAGTCTGAACATGGCTTAAGATTAAGCTATGCAAAGTACGAACATAACATTATACAGGATTGATAGGGTAGAACATGTATAGTATTTTGTAGTATATCAATAGTTTTTGCTCTTGAAATCTGTAAATTGTTTACACACCATTCCCTTGACTAGTGGAGGAGACGAAAGGTGTGGAAGGTATTTGCAAGCTCTCCAGGTTCCCCATCAGCATCTGAACCACTCTGGTCATAGAGGGCCGATCTATGGGGACTTGGCTATTGTGATGGATTGAATTGAGAGGTCGATGAGGGTTATTACTATACATCTCTTTTATTATGGAACATTCAGAAAGGATTTTGTAGACCAATATATTGGCTACTCCAttgtatttttataatatttattttttatttatttgacttGTTTGGTTGTATTCAAGTTGTATGAGTGCTCCGCCTTAgccaaaaaaagataatttttggaTGGACCCTTAGTAATGTGAATGGTTATGGAAAGAGAGGAATGGAGGGGTCTGGATTGTATCTTATGTCcgaaagaataattaattttCTCTCATGATGTCAGCCACTGGATGACACCTCATATAGATTTCAAAGCACCATCGAACTTTTCTTTCATCTGCTTATACAGCTTTCAAAGTGTAGATTGGGCAATCTAATGGTTAGCAATATGAAAGGAGGTGAATCATTCTTTAATGTAAAAGATGCAACTTGACACCTTCTATGCCTTCTAGGGGACCCATAGAAGGCGCATTTGTCACATTATGATTTGTGAAAGGGTGTTGGCATGGAGGCCCACCATGTGACAAGGAGTGGTGTGATGAGATATTCACAGCCATCGGATGAGAATGGTGACATTTAAGAAAACTTATGATTGGTGGGGTTTGGCATCCAAATCTTTTTCAGAAATAACTAGAGGGATCGGAGTCAATAGGAGGGGAAAGCTTTGCAATTGGTTAGGGTTGACCTTGGGTTCACTTACCCTACTAAAGTAGGAGATAATTTAGTATTTGGTTTTAAATAGAGATTTTATAGGAGCTCATATGTGTCACTAAGGAGGGCCCCTTTGCATCAATCTTATATCATGCTTGAAATTGctgtgttttttaaaaaaattaataataaagtgGTTATGCTACTATATTGCCATAAACTGACTATCACAAGGCATCAATAGTAGATAAAAGATTAAAGAAAAAacaaacccaaaaaaaaatatgagagagtaAGCAATGATATATAAAACAAGAGAAGAAAACTATAATTAGCTCCAAATAGAGTAAGTAAGCATTAGGTTAAACGATGGCCCAAATTGCATCCTCAACACCTTAAAAAACCATTGGAACCATGTAGCAAGTAGAAAAAAACTAGAGGCCCTTACTTGTGAGTATGGGATTATGAAACACCAGAATTTGAACAATTGAAATGCCTATAATAGATTTGCTGAATAGAGACACTTGCATATGGCTGTAAAAATAGCCACGTAATATAAAAAGATGAAGCAAAGGAACCTTAGAAGTATAAACATGACATGAAAACCCTGATGATAAAAGCCTTGGACCAGATGGCTTCACTTTGCTCTTCTTCCAACATTTACGGGATTTAGTTATCTAAGATTTGATGCTCTTCTTCACTTAGATGTTCTTCTTGAATCTTGACCTAGCCAAAATCAACTATGTTTCCCTCACCCTTATCCCAAAGAAAAAAGCGGCTAAGGTACCTTTCGACTTTCAGCCAATAAGTCTTGTTCATTGTTGTATAAGAATTTTTACCAAGCTGCTTGCTAACAAGTTGAGACCTTTCCTGAATGACCTAATCGATTCTAGTCGAACTACTTATATTAAGGGGCATTCTATTTTAGATAACTATTTCTTTGCCAGTGAGATCATTCACCACACCAGGCGATCCTCTGGATAAAATGTGATTTGCAAAATAGACTTCTCAAAAGCCTTTTATCAGATTATTCCTTCTTATATTGTCAAAATTCTATCTTGGTTCAACTGCTATATCCCTCCTTTTCCATTCAACTATCTTGGGCTGTCGTTGGATGGCCAGAGGCTCTCGAGATCAGACTAAAATGTTCTTCTCTCAAAGGTTGAATCTCGATTTACCACATAAAAATTCAAGCTTCTCTCCTTTATAGGGAGGCTCATCTTGGTCAACTTAGTTCTCACCTCGCTATCCTTATACTTAATGTCTTTATTCAGGTTACCTACTTGGGTGGCTAAGAAGATCGACTCTTGTTGATGGCCATTCCTTTGGGCCAGGTCCTCCTTAACCAGTGGCTTATCTTGTAAGGTCAGTTGGAGTATCGTTTGCCTGAAAAACAGGATGGCTAAGGTTAAGAATATTTACCAGTTAATACCTCTCTTCTTGCTAAGTAGTGGTGGAGATTGCTCTCaaatgaatttggtatgtggaagaAGCAAATTTAGTGGCCATATCATAAGAAAATCAGGTTAGCTAACTTATAAAGACCACCTAGGAGGTACTCTTCCTTATGGCAAGATGTCATGCATGTCTTATCTGCCTTTTGGAATCGCACTCAATTTAGCTATGCAATAGTCTCCACACCCTCTTTTGGAAAGATAATTGGATCATCAACACTCCCCTCCAAGCACTTTCTCTGACCTCTTTAAGCTCTATAGGAACAAGAATGACATGGTAGCAAGTTACTTCAATTCGAGTTCAAGAAGATGGCATCTCAAACTACTTTCTAATTCTTcatttgaggtatgcaaccaattTGCCCACATCTCTATAATCTTGAGCTTTATCATGCTTTGTAGCAATGAGGACCGGCTAGTTTGGAAGGCTATTGGCAACGGCGACTTCACTACTGACTCGttgtatcaatttcttaactccTCTGGGAGCGTCTATAGGTTTGCTTCCACCTTATGGAATCTCCATTTCTCTGAAGGTTTGATATTTTCTATGACTATGTTGGAATAATAAATTGAATACCAGAGATGCTATTGGAAAGAAGCTCAGTAAATCTTAGGTGGCTGTTCAATCTGTAGCTCTTCATCTAAAATTGTTGACCACCTTTTCTCCTGTTGCTTctttctctccatgatttggaagTCCATGTCTTGCCTTGGGGGTCTTCCACCCTCAATCAACCTTTAGGTACATATGCATAGATTGGATGGAAATGAAGTTTTCAAAGGCTGTCTAACCAGTTATCCTGATGCTCTTTGTCGATGTTGCTGGGACATGCTGAAAGGAATGTAACTCTAAGCTCTTCCTATAGAGAACCTCCTCTACATTGGTGCTCGCACGCGATGCCTTTTTCCTCTTCAGTGATTGGCTTGTCCTCTACAAGCCCAAGTAGCTTATAGTCTTTAGTGCAATTTGGTCAAAGATAAAGCAAGTCCCCACTTCCTTGGCTAGCACCTAATCTCCATTATCTTGCCCCTTGGTTTGTCCTCATTTGTAGATGTATCCTATTCGTCTCCTCAGAAGTATATCTCTTTTCCTATGTCGAGGAGCTGTGGAATCTCTCCAGCTTGTAACTCTTTctctaattcctttttaataggATCTTCCTGGTGGTTCTAGTGGCTttcaatttagataaaaaaataaaaagaattataAAACTATAGGAGAATGGAAACTAGGCTCTCAATCGCtatagagaaagaaaagaagcccAAGAATCTGCAATATAACATGAAAAACCAGATAATTATAgataaaaagaagattgacaATAGACTAAAGACAGAGGCCATTACAGAAATTTAGAAACCACAAGTCTAGTAGCCTAAAAAATCATTAGAGAGCACCACAGCCTATCTTTTGAGATTCAACTGAAACATAAAGAGAAGACGAAAagcaaaataagcaatattaaccATTTGCAAAATATTAGATTCGAAATTTGTGTAGCCAATATATGAGCTAGATTAGGATGAACCTTCTCATATTGAAACTAAAAAGTTATTATTCAATGCATGCTCAGCTGCTTAGTTAGTAGCTTGATGTCCTTCCCTCCTCATGTGCAACACCTTGAATTTTTTAAAAGAGTGCTTCCTTTGCAAGATATCCTACAATATTGGAGAGCAACCAGCACTGCGGTGTGAAAAACAACTGATCTAGGCCACTGCAACGTACAATCAAACTTTCTGTGGGTTATAATGAGTAACTAGAACATATAGTCTCAGCCAAGCCCCCATTAATATTAGTTCAGCATAAGATAGCGAACAAGGCCACTTATAGCTTC
This genomic window from Elaeis guineensis isolate ETL-2024a chromosome 13, EG11, whole genome shotgun sequence contains:
- the LOC140853102 gene encoding uncharacterized protein — translated: MYDKSNVECYSCDKYAHYSNECKYKDNTQRAHCVQEDDDDYGGNHALLMVTATGEAPNYHIWFFDTRCTNHMCSKKELFADLDELFRTKIKFADDSTNPVTGKRWILINLKNGDHKYISSVFYVPGMKSNLLSIGQLAKKGYAMNLCGNQLSILDKKGMLILKAPLTKNPMVQVDISSGVYNCLNAINDKS